In Oryza sativa Japonica Group chromosome 8, ASM3414082v1, the sequence cacctcaccatctctactctctctctccagtCAGAGTGcctcttctcccctctcccttcccAGATGTGGATGGCGGGCAGCAGGAAAGGAGCTAGGCAGCGGCCGACAATGCGTGCACGTGCATTCAGGAGAGAGAATTCAATGACAGTTAACCATGGACGCGGTGACGATGCTTCCCGCTTCTCAATGGCTGACATGGCAGTGGCGAGTCCGGGTCTAATCctcaagcggcggcggcagtgtcttttttttccccttttctacATGCTCGGGTTAGTGGCTTTGTCTCTACTCGGTCTCTTGTTGCACAAGCAACGTGGTTGGCCGCAGCGACCACTCGTGGTCCCATGCTAGTGACGAGAGAGCTAGTGTGTCCTAACAGTGAGCTCCCCATCCCTATGGCACACCATTGTCTCCTCTTGTCCGACTCCAGCGACCATGACAACATCACCACCACAGACATCACCGCCGACCTCGCCCGCCTCTGTTCGCACTACTACTACCACCGGCAAACCCATCTGCCCCCGCGATGTTCTATGCCTTGTCGCATGCGCCGACAACCCGCCGCGCGCACCATCTCCATACTAACTATATCCTCATAATTCTCCTCCCCTGCCCTCACAGCACTCCTCCCTTACCCCGCCCTcacacctctcctcccttccctcCCCACGCACGCCCTCTACACGTGCCGCCTCCATGCCCACGAGTCTACGCTAGGATGGCGAGGTCGAGGCATCGCGCACATCGACGACCCACTGCCTCCACGTCTACAATCCACCAGTTTGCGCCGTTGTTAGAGGGCCAGCAGCCCAAggctcctcctccgctcttGCCACTCCTCCTTGGGACGCTCATCCCCATCCTCCTTGTTGCACCCTCCACTGCTGCTACTCCtcgtccacctcctcctcgccgtccccCTTGCTCACAGCCGATAGAGAGTGATAGAAGGATAAGAAGGGAGATGTTGTTTCACTTGTATGCGGTCTCACatggttttttattttctattatgGCACCATGTCAGCTAAAATAGTCTCAGTACTATCTTGTGACTatatttgcaccggttttggaAGGTAAGAGACGTGCTATATCTAGAATTGCGGATCAATGACGCGTTGAGGAACataaagtaaacttattccaaTTACCAAAACAGTAGACCGTCCGTTAGCCCTCGGCCCATTTTCTACCTCTCCGAGATTTGGCGGGCCATATAATCCCTCTCAATTTCTCAAGCCCATCTAACCTCTCGCACTCGCTCGCTGCGCCGCGTACGGCCCATCACAGTTCGATTTGGAGATCTATCTCCTCTCCTTACTTTCTCGGCGATCTGCGTACTAGGGTAGAGGCACTGAATTACGATTCGGACACGGAGTCCGATCGATTTCGTCTATAAACTCTGCAGGTAGGGGCTCGTCTCTTGCTTGGTTCGTTCGCCTCCTCTGATCCATTCTCCCCACCCTACTCGGTCTCTTGTGCAGGGAACGAACGTGGAGCGGCAGATGGATATGGATGGAGTGTcaaattatcaatttttttggTATGGAGGCCTCCGCGGTCGCAAGAGCCACTACCAAGCGACTTCCCTCCCATCGAGAGCTCCGTCGACCGCCGAGGCATCCCGCATTACAGGTGGGCGATTGGCAACCGGCGCTACTCCAACATCTTGATGCGTCCGAGATGCCTGACGCCATTAACCCGGGAAGAAGCTCACGAGATCATTCGCGAGGACGTGAGGAAGAGACATCAGAGAGGGGAGGATAACACTGGACAGGGATTTCTTCCGGCAGCTTCAgcatcatatatatacatggagCAACAGAGCCGTGGCACTGGCACCACTGACAACATGtacagcgacgacggcggtgggtTGCCGGCGTTGTCCCCGCGTCGAGCAcggccgtggccgccgcgtTGCAGGAGGCGGTATCGAGTGAGGCGAGGGAGCGCGAGTGCGCCGTGTGCTTCGAGGATTTCGAGGAAGGAGAGATGCTGGCGAGGATGCCCTGCTCCCATTGCTTCCATGGGAGCTGTATCTCGGACTGGCTCCGGGTCAGCCATCTCTGCCCGCTCTGCCGATTCCCGCTGCCAACCGAAGAGCAATAGTTTCTAGGACAGTAAAGTAAAGAGGATACGCCGTGGCCAGAGATGAAACCGATCATCGATTTCTTGTGCTTACCCCCATGGTTCATCAAACACCTGCGCTGCTATTATGTCTCAAATGCAGAGGATGCAGACCCAACACGTACGCTGCTATTATGTCCGAGAACTGCAGTCCAACATTGGCATATGTTTAATCAGATATAGTTCATGACAAGAAAGTGTATACATATTCGCTTCTGattcgtcggcggcgggcggccaattttttttcaagaatacGCAGTATGATTGCAAAATTGCAATCCGTTTGCTATGCTCCACCGTTGGGCTGCATCAAGAATTCAAGGCAACGCCCCACGCTGTAATTTCAGCACACATTTTTGGTAGCCTGTTGATTCCAGTTTGATGCCGCTTGTGCTTGTGATGATTCTTTTCTGCTGTCATTATGGGAATGGCAGACTAGTCAATTCAATAATGTTTGGCTAAGGAAAGATAGCAGCAATTCAGTTGTGAATTGGTTAAAAAGGGTTCATATACCGTCATTTCTTCCCATCATCAAATGACCAAGCATTAGAACTAGCGACTATTTTCATAGCATCAAGCAGTACAATATATGTCTGATACAGCACAAGCATTCATCAATAATAATACGCAGTTACACATACGTACATAGACATACACCGTGCTTAACTGCTTATTTAAGCAGGGGCCAAGCGAAGGCACCCcttcacatgatcacatatatACTTACTCGTGACAGGAAAAAATGCAGAAGCCCCCAAGTTGCCACTTGGCCCAAATTACGTGCTGCTACTTAGCTTAGCTTAACCTACTTGAATCCgacgagctgctgctgctgctgctgctgttcatcATAGCTCGAGGAAGACGAACTCCTCGATCGCCGGGATGTGGCCGATGTGCTCGAGGGTCTCCTTGTCGGGCTCCTCGTCGACGCCGATGGCCATGATGGCCTGCTTGCCGCGGAAGGTCCGGCCGACGCTCATGAAGCTGATGTTGACGTTCGTCTGGCCGAGGATGTTGCCGACCTTGCCGATCATGCCGGGCTGGTCGATCTGCCGGCACAGGATCAGGTTGCCCTCCAGGCTGACGTCCACCTCGTAGGGCCCGACGACGGTGAGGTGCGGCACGCCGTACTTGACCCTCCCCTCGAGGAcgatgtcgccgccgtcgctgatgGCGCCGGCGAACTTGGACTGGACGTGTGAGAGCCTCACCTGGATGGACTCCAGCGGCGCCTCCGCGGCGGGGCTCTCGTGGGAGACCCGCTCCTCGGTGATGCGCAGGCCGCGCTGCTTCGCCGTGTAGTCGGCGTTCACCAGGTTGACGAACGTGCTCGACACGGGCTCCACGATGCCCTTGGTCACCATGGCGCGGAGGAGCCTCGTGTCGAGGTCGTCCGGGCCACGGGCCGTGGTGTACACCACCTTGACGCCCTTGATGCCGCCGCTCTCGCCTGCGACGAGCTGCACCGCCAGCTTGCCCAGCTTCTCTGCCAGTGAAACATACGGGGCAAGCTCTGACATGACCTGCCATAGTTGTGAAAAATTGAAACATCCATATGATGAGATCGAACGAGCTGGTCCAAGAAACTTGCATTGCTGAATTGTGACATTAATTGACCAACAAACCAACATAGGGAAATTTGTTCGTACCTCAGCTGGGACCATGGGAGCATTCACGGCTGTTGCTGCGAGCTCACCTCTCAGTGCACCGACGACAGCTTCGGCTATCTCGATAGCGACGCCCTCCTGAGATTTGGTGAGTTCATTGAAGTTAGTACATCAGTTGGGAACAACAGCTAATGGTCTGCATCAATGCAGGACAATATGCTTGTAGGTAAGATGCAGACCTGGGCCTCCACTGTACTTGCTCCAAGATGGGGTGTAACAGTAACATTCTCATGGAGGACTAGCTTGCTGTCCTTGGCTGGGGGCTCCTCAGTGAAGACATCAAGGGCTGCCTGATCCACATTGGCAAGAAAAAGAAATCCAACTTTCAGAAAAATCGCACATTGATAATTCAGAAGATAACGGATTACATATGGGAAATTGCAAATCACCTGAGCAACTTTGCCAGAGTCAAGGGCTCTGACAAGAGCATCTTCGTCGATCACTCCACCCCTGGCCACATTGATGATCCGAACTCCATTCTTCATCCTAGAAAAGGATTCGTCGTTGAAGACCTTGGATGTTGCTGGGGTGAGAGGCATGTGAAGGGAGATGAAGTCGGCTCTGCCAATGGCCTCATCGAAAGAGACCAGTTCAGCTCCAATGGCACGAGCCCTATCGGCAGGGGCGTACGGATCATGAGCAATCACATGCATACCGAGCCCTTTCGCCCGCCTGGCTACCTCTGAACCAACCTTGCCAAAGCCCATTACCGCAAGTGTCTTCC encodes:
- the LOC4345710 gene encoding D-3-phosphoglycerate dehydrogenase 1, chloroplastic: MATAAAASRAALSRPHAAAAAARASPAAGARVTLPRRRSVRSAVISSSASAAAVAASEPAAGRVTLGAGTDGALWPKPAVLVAEKLSEAGLAVLRGFADVECAYGMSPAELLAKVAQFDALIVRSGTKVTREVLEAGRGRLRVVGRAGVGIDNVDLQAATEAGCLVVNAPTANTVAAAEHGIALLASMARNVSQADAALKAGKWQRTKYVGVSLVGKTLAVMGFGKVGSEVARRAKGLGMHVIAHDPYAPADRARAIGAELVSFDEAIGRADFISLHMPLTPATSKVFNDESFSRMKNGVRIINVARGGVIDEDALVRALDSGKVAQAALDVFTEEPPAKDSKLVLHENVTVTPHLGASTVEAQEGVAIEIAEAVVGALRGELAATAVNAPMVPAEVMSELAPYVSLAEKLGKLAVQLVAGESGGIKGVKVVYTTARGPDDLDTRLLRAMVTKGIVEPVSSTFVNLVNADYTAKQRGLRITEERVSHESPAAEAPLESIQVRLSHVQSKFAGAISDGGDIVLEGRVKYGVPHLTVVGPYEVDVSLEGNLILCRQIDQPGMIGKVGNILGQTNVNISFMSVGRTFRGKQAIMAIGVDEEPDKETLEHIGHIPAIEEFVFLEL